A genomic stretch from Rhabdothermincola salaria includes:
- the purB gene encoding adenylosuccinate lyase, which produces MSPTTVPNVLAARYASDEMARLWSPEHKVVLERELWLAVMDAQRDLGIEVPDEARSAYRAVLHQVDLASIDARERVTRHDVKARIDEFCALAGHEHIHKGMTSRDLTENVEQLQVRRALEVVRGRMLAAAARLAQLAAEHAETVLTGRTHNVPAQATTLGKRFASAAEELLGALQRVDELLARYPLRGIKGPVGTQQDMLDLLDGDEERLDALEARVAEHLGFGAVLTSVGQVYPRSLDLDVVSALVQAAAGPASLALTIRLMAGQELATEGFRPGQVGSSAMPHKMNSRSCERIAGFTAILRGHLTMVAGLAGDQWNEGDVSCSVVRRVALPDAFLAIDGLFETFLTVLEDFGAYPAVIARELDRYLPFLATTKVLMAAVRHGVGREQAHEAIKEHAVAAALRLREEGAEGNDLLDRLAADPRLGLAPDELAGVMARPLDFVGAAPRQVGAVVAAVEALVVADPDAAAYRPADIL; this is translated from the coding sequence ATGTCACCCACCACCGTGCCCAACGTCCTCGCGGCCCGCTACGCCAGCGACGAGATGGCCCGGTTGTGGTCGCCCGAGCACAAGGTGGTGCTGGAGCGCGAGCTGTGGCTGGCGGTCATGGACGCCCAGCGCGACCTCGGCATCGAGGTGCCCGACGAGGCGCGGTCGGCCTACCGGGCGGTGCTCCACCAGGTCGACCTGGCCTCGATCGATGCCCGTGAGCGGGTGACCCGCCACGACGTGAAGGCCCGCATCGACGAGTTCTGCGCCCTCGCCGGCCACGAGCACATCCACAAGGGCATGACCTCGCGCGACCTCACCGAGAACGTCGAGCAGCTGCAGGTGCGGCGCGCGCTCGAGGTGGTGCGCGGCCGCATGCTGGCGGCCGCGGCCCGCCTGGCCCAGTTGGCGGCCGAGCACGCCGAGACGGTGCTGACGGGGCGCACCCACAACGTGCCGGCCCAGGCCACCACCCTCGGCAAGCGCTTCGCCAGCGCAGCCGAGGAGCTCCTCGGCGCGCTCCAGCGGGTCGACGAGTTGCTGGCTCGCTACCCGCTGCGGGGCATCAAGGGCCCGGTCGGCACCCAACAGGACATGCTCGACCTGCTCGACGGCGACGAGGAGCGCCTCGACGCCCTCGAGGCCCGTGTCGCCGAGCACCTGGGCTTCGGTGCGGTGCTGACCAGCGTCGGCCAGGTCTATCCCCGGTCGCTCGACCTCGACGTGGTGTCGGCCCTGGTGCAGGCCGCCGCCGGTCCGGCCAGCCTGGCCCTCACCATCCGGTTGATGGCCGGCCAGGAGTTGGCCACCGAGGGCTTCCGGCCCGGCCAGGTCGGCTCGTCGGCCATGCCCCACAAGATGAACAGCCGCAGCTGTGAGCGCATCGCCGGCTTCACGGCCATCCTGCGCGGCCACCTCACGATGGTGGCCGGCCTCGCCGGCGACCAGTGGAACGAGGGCGACGTGAGCTGCTCGGTGGTGCGCCGGGTCGCGCTCCCCGACGCCTTCCTCGCCATCGACGGGCTGTTCGAGACCTTCCTGACGGTCCTCGAGGACTTCGGCGCCTACCCGGCGGTCATCGCCCGCGAGCTCGATCGCTACCTCCCGTTCCTCGCCACCACGAAGGTGCTCATGGCCGCCGTCCGCCACGGGGTCGGGCGGGAGCAGGCCCACGAGGCCATCAAGGAGCACGCCGTGGCCGCCGCCCTGCGGTTGCGCGAGGAGGGGGCGGAGGGCAACGACCTGCTCGACCGGCTCGCCGCCGATCCCCGCTTGGGGCTGGCCCCCGACGAGCTGGCCGGCGTGATGGCCCGCCCCCTCGACTTCGTGGGGGCCGCTCCCCGGCAGGTGGGGGCGGTCGTCGCTGCCGTCGAGGCGCTAGTCGTGGCCGACCCCGATGCCGCCGCCTACCGGCCCGCCGACATCCTCTGA
- the purS gene encoding phosphoribosylformylglycinamidine synthase subunit PurS — MIFSVHVEVRLRPGIADPQGSTIERALPTLGFDGVSGVRVGKSIRLTVEAADEAAARAEVDDLCRRFLTNPVIEDAVVELEAVDTAGTGS, encoded by the coding sequence ATGATCTTCTCGGTGCACGTCGAGGTCCGGCTCCGGCCCGGGATCGCCGATCCGCAGGGCTCCACCATCGAACGGGCCCTGCCCACCCTGGGCTTCGACGGGGTGAGCGGCGTCCGGGTGGGCAAGAGCATCCGTCTGACCGTCGAGGCCGCCGACGAGGCCGCGGCGCGCGCCGAGGTCGACGACCTGTGCCGCCGCTTCCTCACCAACCCGGTGATCGAGGACGCCGTGGTCGAGCTCGAGGCCGTCGACACCGCCGGGACGGGCTCGTGA
- the purL gene encoding phosphoribosylformylglycinamidine synthase subunit PurL, with product MEDGIHRSLGLTDDEYAAIERIVGRAPNHLELAMYAVMWSEHCSYKSSRIHLKRLPTEAPWVLVGPGENAGVVDVGDGIAAAIRIESHNHPSAIEPYQGAATGVGGILRDIFTMGARPIALMDPLRFGPLDDARSRWIAEGVVSGVSGYGNSVGVPNVGGETVFDETYKGNPLVNVLCLGLLPTERLVLGQATGVGNLAVLLGSTTGRDGIGGVSVLASAGFSDEESDAEKRPSVQVGDPFEEKRLIEACLELLDAGLVVGIQDLGGAGLTCATSETASRGGMGMDVDVTAVPLREQGMEPFETMTSESQERMLAIVEPADLDRVLEICERWEVRASVIGKVTPGPATGDPDGGRLRILDGWEGDVLADIPAASLHEDAPLYDRPCVCPTNFDEVTRVSAVDAEPMPASADAGAELLDLLGDSRWVWSQYDHQLFLNTVEGPGGDAAVLRLKHPATGADTGRGLALTTDGNHRWCAVDPRQGTALTVAESVMNLACVGARPLAVVNCLNFGNPEHAEVMWQLSESIDGMAEACKAFDVPVIGGNVSLYNEAQGANIDPTPVIGLLGVVDRLDRRPPGVGLVDGGRLILIGVTQPELSGSRWARARGHRGGKLPGLDHAHHLAVADVVRTLVAGGLLAGAHDVSGGGLGLALAEMAVRSGLGVNVARVADAAELFSESPSRVVVCVAPDDVTTVLNVCEQAGVPTSRIGVAGGDRIAVKGLLDIALAEAEATWANRLPDALGAGTTQG from the coding sequence ATGGAGGACGGCATCCACCGCTCACTGGGACTCACCGACGACGAGTACGCCGCCATCGAGCGCATCGTCGGGCGAGCCCCGAACCACCTCGAGCTGGCCATGTACGCGGTGATGTGGTCGGAGCACTGCTCCTACAAGTCGTCGCGGATCCACCTCAAGCGCCTCCCCACCGAGGCCCCCTGGGTGCTGGTGGGTCCGGGCGAGAACGCCGGCGTGGTCGACGTGGGCGACGGCATCGCCGCCGCCATCCGCATCGAGAGCCACAACCACCCGTCGGCCATCGAGCCCTACCAGGGCGCGGCCACCGGGGTGGGAGGCATCCTCCGCGACATCTTCACCATGGGCGCCCGGCCCATCGCCTTGATGGACCCGCTGCGCTTCGGGCCCCTCGACGACGCCCGCAGCCGCTGGATCGCCGAGGGCGTGGTCAGCGGGGTGTCCGGCTACGGCAACTCGGTCGGCGTGCCCAACGTCGGCGGCGAGACCGTCTTCGACGAGACCTACAAGGGCAACCCGCTCGTCAACGTGCTGTGCCTCGGCCTGTTGCCCACCGAACGGCTGGTGCTCGGACAGGCCACCGGCGTCGGCAACCTGGCGGTGCTGCTCGGCTCCACCACCGGCCGCGACGGCATCGGCGGCGTGAGCGTGCTGGCCTCGGCCGGGTTCTCCGACGAGGAGTCCGACGCCGAGAAGCGCCCCAGCGTGCAGGTCGGCGACCCCTTCGAGGAGAAGCGGCTCATCGAGGCGTGCCTCGAGCTGCTCGACGCCGGCCTGGTGGTCGGCATCCAGGACCTCGGCGGGGCCGGGCTCACCTGCGCCACCAGCGAGACCGCCAGCCGCGGCGGCATGGGCATGGACGTCGACGTCACCGCGGTGCCCCTGCGCGAGCAGGGCATGGAGCCCTTCGAGACGATGACCTCCGAGAGCCAGGAGCGCATGCTCGCCATCGTCGAGCCGGCCGACCTCGACCGCGTGCTCGAGATCTGCGAGCGCTGGGAGGTGCGGGCCTCGGTCATCGGCAAGGTCACCCCGGGCCCGGCCACCGGCGACCCCGACGGCGGCCGGCTGCGCATCCTCGACGGGTGGGAGGGCGACGTGCTCGCCGACATCCCCGCGGCGTCGCTCCACGAGGACGCCCCGCTCTACGACCGGCCCTGCGTGTGCCCCACGAACTTCGACGAGGTCACCCGCGTCTCCGCCGTCGACGCCGAGCCCATGCCGGCCAGCGCCGACGCCGGCGCCGAGCTGCTCGACCTCCTCGGCGACAGCCGCTGGGTGTGGTCCCAGTACGACCACCAGCTGTTCCTCAACACGGTCGAGGGCCCGGGGGGCGACGCCGCCGTGCTGCGCCTCAAGCACCCCGCCACCGGCGCCGACACCGGCCGGGGCCTGGCCCTCACGACCGACGGCAACCACCGGTGGTGCGCCGTCGATCCCCGTCAGGGCACCGCCCTGACCGTCGCCGAGTCCGTCATGAACCTGGCCTGCGTGGGGGCCCGTCCCCTGGCGGTCGTCAACTGCCTCAACTTCGGCAACCCCGAGCACGCCGAGGTGATGTGGCAGCTGTCGGAGTCCATCGACGGCATGGCCGAGGCGTGCAAGGCCTTCGACGTGCCCGTCATCGGCGGCAATGTCAGCCTCTACAACGAGGCCCAGGGCGCCAACATCGATCCGACACCGGTCATCGGCCTGCTGGGCGTCGTCGACCGGCTCGACCGACGTCCGCCCGGGGTCGGCCTCGTCGACGGCGGTCGTCTGATCCTCATCGGGGTCACCCAGCCCGAGCTGTCCGGTTCTCGCTGGGCGCGGGCCCGCGGCCACCGGGGCGGCAAGCTCCCCGGCCTCGACCACGCCCACCACCTGGCCGTGGCCGACGTGGTGCGCACCCTCGTGGCCGGTGGCCTGCTGGCCGGCGCCCACGACGTGTCCGGGGGCGGCCTGGGCCTGGCCCTCGCCGAGATGGCGGTGCGGTCCGGGCTGGGCGTCAACGTGGCCCGCGTCGCCGATGCCGCCGAGCTGTTCAGCGAGAGCCCGTCACGCGTCGTCGTGTGCGTCGCCCCCGACGACGTCACCACCGTGCTCAACGTCTGCGAGCAGGCGGGCGTCCCCACCAGCCGCATCGGCGTGGCCGGTGGCGACCGCATCGCCGTCAAGGGCCTCCTCGACATCGCCCTGGCCGAGGCCGAGGCGACCTGGGCGAACCGCCTCCCCGATGCCCTGGGCGCCGGCACCACCCAGGGGTGA
- a CDS encoding glycosyltransferase family 2 protein, whose protein sequence is MVVPCFDEVATVAQCLAAVVASPYTAEVVIVDDGSTDGTRDVLEELAGADDRIRVLLQPVNQGKGAALRRGFAEARSELVIVQDADLEYDPADYGAVLGPLLDGRADVVFGSRFSGGEAHRVLYFWHTVGNRFLTLLSNAFTDLNLTDMETCYKAFRREVLDDLVLEEDRFGIEPELTAKVAAGGWRIYEVGISYSGRTYDEGKKIGWRDGVRAVVCIVRYSSWGRRFRAVRRP, encoded by the coding sequence GTGGTGGTGCCCTGCTTCGACGAGGTGGCCACGGTCGCCCAGTGCCTGGCCGCGGTCGTGGCCAGCCCGTACACGGCCGAGGTGGTCATCGTCGACGACGGCTCCACCGACGGCACCCGTGACGTGCTCGAGGAGCTGGCGGGCGCCGACGATCGGATCCGGGTGCTGCTCCAACCCGTGAACCAGGGCAAGGGTGCGGCGCTGCGCCGGGGGTTCGCCGAGGCCCGGTCGGAGCTCGTCATCGTGCAGGACGCCGACCTCGAGTACGACCCGGCCGACTACGGCGCAGTGCTCGGCCCGCTGCTGGACGGCCGGGCCGACGTGGTGTTCGGCTCTCGTTTCAGCGGCGGGGAGGCCCATCGCGTCCTGTACTTCTGGCACACGGTCGGGAACCGCTTCCTCACTCTGCTCTCCAACGCCTTCACCGACTTGAACCTCACCGACATGGAGACCTGCTACAAGGCCTTCCGCCGCGAGGTCCTCGACGACCTGGTGCTCGAGGAGGACCGCTTCGGCATCGAGCCCGAGCTCACCGCCAAGGTCGCCGCCGGGGGCTGGCGCATCTACGAGGTCGGCATCTCCTACTCGGGGCGGACCTACGACGAGGGCAAGAAGATCGGCTGGCGCGACGGGGTGCGGGCCGTGGTCTGCATCGTGCGGTACTCGTCGTGGGGCCGACGGTTCCGGGCCGTACGCCGGCCCTGA
- a CDS encoding phosphoribosylaminoimidazolesuccinocarboxamide synthase — MSTIELPHLYSGKVRDIYDAGDDRLLLVTSDRLSAFDVVMGEPIPHKGRVLTAMSAFWFEHLADVVGNHLLSTRLDDLPPAARLAQWEGRIMLCRRAEMLPIECIVRGYLTGSAWKEYRADGTMHGQALPPGLLEAARLPEPVFTPSTKADAGHDENISFAAAVDLVGAEMAERARAVSLELYRRGAAWAAERGILIADTKFELGVVDGELVLADEVLTPDSSRFWPADAWAPGATPPSFDKQPVRDYLDGLDWDKQPPPPPLPAEVVEATSERYVRAYEWITGRQLSDWRG, encoded by the coding sequence GTGAGCACCATCGAGCTGCCCCACCTCTACTCGGGGAAGGTCCGCGACATCTACGACGCCGGCGACGACCGGTTGCTGCTCGTCACCTCCGACCGCCTCTCGGCCTTCGACGTCGTGATGGGTGAGCCCATCCCCCACAAGGGGCGGGTGCTCACCGCCATGTCGGCCTTCTGGTTCGAGCACCTGGCCGACGTGGTGGGCAACCACCTCCTCTCCACCCGGCTCGACGACCTCCCCCCGGCTGCCCGGCTGGCGCAGTGGGAGGGCCGGATCATGCTCTGCCGGCGGGCCGAGATGCTGCCCATCGAGTGCATCGTGCGGGGCTACCTCACCGGGTCGGCGTGGAAGGAGTACCGCGCCGACGGCACCATGCACGGCCAGGCCCTCCCGCCCGGTCTCCTGGAGGCCGCTCGGCTCCCCGAGCCGGTGTTCACGCCGTCCACCAAGGCCGACGCCGGCCACGACGAGAACATCTCCTTCGCGGCCGCGGTCGACCTCGTCGGCGCCGAGATGGCCGAGCGGGCCCGGGCGGTGTCCCTCGAGCTCTACCGGCGGGGCGCGGCGTGGGCGGCCGAGCGGGGCATCCTCATCGCCGACACCAAGTTCGAGCTCGGTGTCGTCGACGGCGAGCTCGTGCTGGCCGACGAGGTGCTGACCCCGGACTCGTCGCGGTTCTGGCCGGCCGACGCCTGGGCGCCCGGTGCCACGCCGCCGTCGTTCGACAAGCAGCCGGTGCGCGACTACCTCGACGGGCTCGACTGGGACAAGCAGCCGCCCCCGCCGCCCCTGCCCGCCGAGGTCGTCGAGGCCACGTCCGAGCGCTACGTGCGGGCCTACGAGTGGATCACCGGTCGGCAGCTGTCGGACTGGCGGGGCTGA
- a CDS encoding acyltransferase family protein gives MSMPSVIDEGTRSAPQDVAADPPPRPAGTGGHLPRNRALDGLRGLAVLAVVVYHFEPELVPGGYLGVSIFFTLSGFLITNLLVSEWTATSSIDARRFWARRAKRLLPAAFAGIAVAIAITIVAGDGHQLRTLGGDVTSALAYVANWHFIAQGQEYGASFESPSLLLHFWSLAIEEQFYLVLGTAAWLIARRARRKRAWWILTGAIVALSVVSTVWFSWNDDIDRVYFGTDTRSFELAAGMALALAVGATLPSRLRRRHADADADPDGDGEPDSTGHSRLLVTVLGAVGLTALVVAMFTVDDRSILLVRGGLPLAAALTATVLLSILGRGPLARALSWPPLVGLGLISYGVYLYHWPLMGLIDTDRTGLEGFGLFAARAAATLTLALASYWLLEQPIRQGRWKLTPWRVAPALVVTISALLVGGFWANSLAASRDVVAEQPDLLEAVAPEAAAPVPGPLVPLERVLFLGDSLVHQGFPTIEQVLADSGIASMAIGGPGENFLTDDGAWLDDLRQGIEAFDPDVVVLEACCGSDLRRGNSDPVTDWPATEDAALWTQRAVAATDIAREAGALTLWILAPDAATNGFYGPIEDRVRYLRDFYRHVVECRPGSGFVDWGPMTPDGVFTRTLPDATGAEVEVRSADGLHFTPQGERILAEITRNDVQTAWAEIQRDVPIAATASADACADVGGVVTQPPPVVPPSVLSVPATVRATADVGG, from the coding sequence ATGTCAATGCCGTCCGTGATCGACGAGGGCACTCGAAGCGCCCCACAGGACGTGGCGGCCGACCCCCCTCCCCGGCCCGCCGGGACGGGCGGTCACCTGCCCCGCAACCGGGCCCTCGACGGCCTGCGCGGCCTCGCCGTGCTCGCAGTGGTCGTGTACCACTTCGAGCCCGAGCTGGTCCCGGGCGGCTACCTCGGCGTCTCCATCTTCTTCACCCTCTCGGGCTTCTTGATCACCAACCTCCTGGTGTCGGAGTGGACCGCCACCAGCTCCATCGACGCCCGGCGCTTCTGGGCCCGGCGGGCCAAACGCCTGCTCCCCGCCGCCTTCGCCGGCATCGCGGTGGCCATCGCCATCACCATCGTCGCCGGCGACGGGCACCAGCTGCGCACCCTCGGCGGCGACGTCACCAGCGCCCTCGCCTACGTGGCCAACTGGCACTTCATCGCCCAGGGCCAGGAGTACGGCGCCAGCTTCGAGAGCCCGTCGCTGCTGTTGCACTTCTGGTCGCTGGCGATCGAGGAGCAGTTCTACCTGGTGCTGGGCACGGCGGCCTGGCTCATCGCCCGCCGGGCCCGACGCAAGCGGGCCTGGTGGATCCTCACCGGCGCCATCGTGGCCCTCTCGGTCGTCTCCACGGTCTGGTTCAGCTGGAACGACGACATCGACCGGGTCTACTTCGGCACCGACACGCGCTCGTTCGAGCTGGCGGCCGGCATGGCGCTGGCCCTCGCCGTCGGTGCCACGTTGCCGTCGCGCCTGCGGCGCCGACACGCCGACGCGGACGCCGACCCCGACGGCGACGGCGAGCCCGACAGCACGGGCCACAGCCGGTTGCTGGTCACCGTCCTCGGCGCCGTGGGCCTCACCGCGCTGGTGGTGGCCATGTTCACCGTCGACGACCGGTCGATCCTGCTCGTGCGGGGCGGGCTCCCCCTCGCGGCCGCCCTCACCGCCACCGTGCTGTTGTCCATCCTCGGCCGAGGTCCGCTGGCCCGGGCCCTGTCGTGGCCCCCGCTCGTCGGGCTCGGCCTGATCAGCTACGGGGTCTACCTGTACCACTGGCCGCTCATGGGCCTCATCGACACCGATCGCACCGGGCTCGAGGGGTTCGGGCTCTTCGCGGCGCGGGCCGCGGCCACGCTCACCCTGGCCCTGGCGTCCTACTGGCTGCTCGAGCAACCGATCCGCCAGGGACGCTGGAAGCTCACCCCGTGGCGGGTGGCTCCGGCGCTCGTCGTCACCATCTCCGCCCTCCTCGTCGGCGGCTTCTGGGCCAACTCCCTGGCGGCATCACGCGACGTCGTCGCCGAGCAGCCCGACCTCCTGGAGGCGGTGGCCCCCGAAGCGGCGGCACCGGTCCCCGGTCCGCTGGTGCCCCTCGAACGGGTCCTCTTCCTCGGCGACTCCCTCGTCCACCAGGGCTTCCCCACCATCGAGCAGGTCCTCGCCGACAGCGGCATCGCATCCATGGCCATCGGCGGCCCCGGCGAGAACTTCCTCACCGACGACGGCGCCTGGCTCGACGACCTGCGACAGGGCATCGAGGCGTTCGACCCCGACGTCGTCGTGCTCGAGGCGTGCTGCGGCAGCGACCTGCGGCGCGGCAACTCCGATCCCGTCACCGACTGGCCCGCCACCGAGGACGCCGCCCTGTGGACCCAGCGGGCCGTCGCGGCCACCGACATCGCCCGCGAGGCCGGTGCTCTCACCTTGTGGATCCTCGCCCCCGACGCCGCCACCAACGGCTTCTACGGCCCCATCGAGGACCGGGTCCGCTACCTCCGCGACTTCTACCGCCACGTGGTGGAGTGCCGTCCGGGGAGCGGCTTCGTCGACTGGGGGCCCATGACACCCGACGGGGTCTTCACCCGCACGCTGCCCGACGCCACCGGCGCCGAGGTGGAGGTGCGCTCCGCCGACGGGCTGCACTTCACCCCCCAGGGCGAGCGCATCCTCGCCGAGATCACCCGCAACGACGTGCAGACGGCGTGGGCCGAGATCCAGCGCGACGTCCCGATCGCCGCGACCGCGTCGGCCGACGCCTGCGCCGACGTGGGCGGGGTCGTGACCCAGCCGCCGCCCGTCGTGCCCCCGTCGGTGCTGTCGGTCCCGGCCACCGTGCGCGCCACCGCCGACGTCGGCGGCTGA
- a CDS encoding glycosyltransferase family 39 protein, with amino-acid sequence MATNPETLGSRATPPPRWTPATRRFAMGLGLLAFAGAVLRWAYIWFDRRHAEVFNDGFYYHHGANLLAQGEGFVNPFALLLEGRAVETADHPPLYLLYLALFSLVGLTSVTAHLFAGSLLGIGSIVVGGLAGRRIAGDRAGLLGAALIAFAPNTWRYDGALLSEVAVILLVLVVVALAYRGWDLHQPWLLVAIGVVIGAATLARPELLLLLPLLVAPLAWWSTGPSMWRRLGWMAASGAAALLVIAPWVIFNLARFDEPVLLSQNLGGTLAGSYCETTLEGTYIGYWDFNCAPRVLDAAGITELGDERMDAVARDEGLRVARENLDRLPVVVAARLGRVAGVFRPGQQRDLDAETEGVSSWVATVGIVTVPVTLAAAAAGAVVLRRRGRLVLPLLAPVVVVVVTVVVFYGATRFRSTAEGPLYLLVAVAVDAAWRRWGRGREEKVVT; translated from the coding sequence ATGGCGACGAACCCCGAGACGCTCGGGTCCCGGGCCACGCCGCCACCACGGTGGACGCCGGCCACCCGACGCTTCGCGATGGGGCTGGGGCTGCTGGCGTTCGCCGGCGCCGTGCTGCGCTGGGCCTACATCTGGTTCGATCGTCGCCACGCCGAGGTCTTCAACGACGGCTTCTACTACCACCACGGCGCCAACCTCCTCGCGCAGGGGGAGGGCTTCGTGAACCCGTTCGCCCTGCTGCTGGAGGGTCGGGCGGTGGAGACCGCCGACCACCCCCCGCTCTACCTGCTCTACCTGGCGCTCTTCTCGCTCGTCGGGCTGACCTCGGTCACGGCCCACCTGTTCGCCGGATCGCTCCTGGGCATCGGCTCCATCGTGGTCGGGGGGCTGGCCGGCCGGCGCATCGCCGGCGACCGGGCCGGCCTGCTCGGCGCCGCGCTCATCGCCTTCGCGCCCAACACGTGGCGCTACGACGGCGCCCTGTTGTCGGAGGTGGCGGTGATCTTGTTGGTGCTGGTCGTGGTGGCCCTGGCCTACCGCGGTTGGGATCTGCACCAGCCTTGGCTGTTGGTGGCGATCGGCGTGGTGATCGGGGCCGCCACCCTGGCCCGCCCCGAGCTGTTGTTGCTGCTGCCCCTGCTGGTCGCCCCGCTGGCCTGGTGGTCGACGGGGCCGTCGATGTGGCGCCGACTCGGCTGGATGGCCGCGTCGGGGGCCGCGGCGCTGCTGGTGATCGCCCCCTGGGTGATCTTCAACCTGGCCCGGTTCGACGAACCGGTGCTGCTCTCCCAGAACCTGGGCGGAACCCTGGCGGGGTCGTACTGCGAGACGACCCTCGAGGGCACCTACATCGGGTACTGGGACTTCAACTGCGCGCCTCGGGTCCTCGACGCCGCCGGCATCACCGAGCTCGGCGACGAGCGCATGGACGCGGTGGCCCGTGACGAGGGCCTGCGGGTGGCCCGGGAGAACCTCGACCGGCTCCCCGTCGTGGTCGCCGCCCGCCTCGGTCGGGTGGCCGGGGTCTTCCGTCCGGGGCAGCAGCGCGACCTCGACGCCGAGACCGAGGGCGTCAGCTCGTGGGTGGCGACCGTCGGCATCGTCACCGTGCCGGTCACCCTGGCGGCCGCCGCCGCCGGGGCCGTCGTCCTGCGCCGGCGGGGTCGGCTGGTCCTGCCCCTGCTGGCGCCGGTGGTGGTCGTCGTGGTGACCGTCGTGGTGTTCTACGGTGCCACCCGCTTCCGCTCCACGGCCGAAGGCCCCCTGTACCTCCTGGTGGCGGTGGCCGTCGACGCCGCCTGGCGGAGGTGGGGCCGGGGTCGCGAGGAGAAGGTGGTCACGTGA
- the purQ gene encoding phosphoribosylformylglycinamidine synthase subunit PurQ produces the protein MSRRVGVVLFPGSNCEQDMVEAVALVGGEPEVLWHGDATVNGVDAVVVPGGFAHGDYLRPGAIARFSPVMPAVADFARDGGAVVGICNGFQVLTEAGLLPGALQKNRGLKFVCDTVELRVDRYGTALTEGVHVGTTLRIPINHFEGNYTCDEDTLAQLIDEDRVVFRYVDNPNGSVDDIAGICSTDGNVVGLMPHPERASSELLGSADGLPLLRSLVG, from the coding sequence GTGAGCCGCCGGGTCGGGGTCGTCCTGTTCCCCGGCTCGAACTGCGAGCAGGACATGGTCGAGGCCGTCGCCCTCGTCGGCGGCGAGCCCGAGGTGCTGTGGCACGGCGACGCCACGGTCAACGGGGTCGATGCGGTGGTCGTGCCGGGTGGTTTCGCCCACGGCGACTACCTGCGTCCCGGGGCCATCGCCCGCTTCTCGCCGGTGATGCCGGCGGTGGCCGACTTCGCCCGCGACGGCGGTGCCGTGGTGGGCATCTGCAACGGGTTCCAGGTGCTCACCGAGGCGGGCCTCCTCCCCGGTGCGCTGCAGAAGAACCGTGGTCTCAAGTTCGTGTGCGACACCGTCGAACTGCGTGTCGACCGGTACGGCACCGCTCTGACCGAAGGGGTCCATGTCGGCACCACGCTGCGCATCCCGATCAACCACTTCGAGGGAAATTACACCTGTGACGAGGACACCCTCGCCCAGTTGATCGACGAGGACCGGGTGGTGTTCCGCTACGTGGACAACCCCAACGGGTCCGTCGACGACATCGCCGGGATCTGCTCGACCGACGGCAACGTGGTGGGGCTCATGCCGCACCCGGAGCGGGCGTCGAGCGAGCTACTGGGCAGCGCCGACGGCCTGCCCCTGCTGCGCTCCCTCGTGGGCTGA